One Streptomyces sp. CNQ-509 DNA window includes the following coding sequences:
- a CDS encoding MGMT family protein, with protein MDDATPSAGPPGPDAGLLDEYADRVLSVAERIPPGRVMTYGDVAEFIDRGGPRQVGRVMALYGSAVPWWRVVRADGRPLPGHEREALEHYRVEGTPLRATTAGDQRIDLRRARWDGSGDGVEGHI; from the coding sequence ATGGACGACGCGACACCCTCCGCCGGCCCCCCGGGCCCGGACGCCGGCCTGCTCGACGAGTACGCGGACCGGGTGCTCTCCGTGGCAGAGCGCATCCCGCCGGGCCGCGTGATGACGTACGGGGATGTGGCGGAGTTCATAGACCGCGGCGGGCCGCGCCAGGTGGGCCGGGTGATGGCGCTCTACGGGAGCGCCGTGCCCTGGTGGCGCGTGGTGCGCGCCGACGGCCGGCCGCTGCCGGGCCACGAGCGCGAGGCCCTGGAGCACTACCGGGTGGAGGGCACGCCCCTGCGCGCCACCACCGCGGGTGACCAGCGCATCGACCTTCGCCGCGCCCGCTGGGACGGCAGCGGCGACGGTGTCGAGGGTCATATCTGA
- a CDS encoding ATP-dependent DNA helicase: MPARITHPDQLKELLGIPFTAEQTACITAPPAPQVIVAGAGSGKTTVMAARVVWLVGTGRVAPEQVLGLTFTNKAAAELAERVRRALAQAGVTPAGGADGAYGEGAYGDGVPGDGAAEPGEPRISTYHAFAGQLLKDHGLRIGLEPGARLLADATRYQLAARVLRTAPGPYPALTKSLPTLVSELLALDAELAEHLVDPDALADFGAAQLAALDRVRLTNDELRKAPRAAQARLELLDLVRAYRREKRRRDLLDFGDQIAHSALLAEDHPAVGRLLREECRVVLLDEYQDTSVAQRRLLAGLFGGGTGHAVTAVGDPCQAIYGWRGASVANLDDFPAHFPHADGTPARRQALGENRRSGGRLLELANGLAAPLRARHVGVEALRPAPGAERHGTVRCALLPTYGAELEWLADSVAHLVRTGTAPGDVAVLCRTAGDFGDIQAALVARDVPVEVVGLAGLLDLPEVADLVAMCEVLQDPTANAALVRLLTGPRWRIGPRDLALLGRRARLLVTTARTDGEQDPDERLAQAVEGVDPAEVASLADALDTFLEARQPDDGLPFGAAARKRFGRLAAELRDLRRSLADPLMDVLHRVLGATGLEIELSASPHALAARRRETLARFLDVAADYASSAALDGEATLLAFLGFLRTAAQYEKGLDSSLPGDGRDTVKVLTAHKAKGLEWDVVVVPGLVEKHFPSRQPRESWVTQGKVLPHALRGDAETLPDVAEWTARGLKDFKAAMREHQEVEELRLGYVTVTRPRSLLLGSGHWWGPTQKEARGPSAFLHALREHCEGGGGEVEEWAPEPPKAAENPALAEHAAERAWPLPLAPAATARRREAAAAVEAALTRRATADGHAPGTGPDGARAHPLGPADVRVVESWDRDLDALEAELLAARRPVRDVTLPASLTASQLLRLAADAEAFTQELARPMPRPPMPAARRGTRFHAWVESRFEALPLPMLGPDELPGGEEDAPEIADERDLAALKESFERSPYARRTPYRLEAPFQLSLAGRMVRGRIDAVYRDPGGGYEIVDWKTGRSGSADPLQLAVYRLAWAEQERLPLADVTAAFLYVRTGEIVRPATLPGRAELEALLSGRTD, encoded by the coding sequence ATGCCGGCCCGTATCACCCACCCCGATCAGCTCAAGGAGCTCCTCGGGATCCCCTTCACCGCCGAGCAGACGGCGTGCATCACCGCACCGCCCGCCCCGCAGGTCATCGTGGCGGGTGCGGGGTCCGGCAAGACGACGGTGATGGCGGCCCGGGTCGTGTGGCTGGTCGGTACGGGGCGGGTGGCACCGGAGCAGGTGCTGGGGCTGACGTTCACCAACAAGGCCGCGGCGGAGCTGGCGGAGCGGGTGCGCCGGGCGCTGGCGCAGGCGGGGGTCACGCCGGCGGGCGGTGCGGACGGGGCGTACGGCGAAGGCGCGTACGGCGACGGGGTGCCGGGCGACGGCGCCGCGGAGCCCGGCGAGCCGCGGATCTCCACGTACCACGCCTTCGCCGGCCAACTGCTCAAGGACCACGGCCTGCGCATCGGCCTCGAACCCGGTGCCCGCCTCCTCGCCGACGCCACCCGCTACCAGCTCGCCGCCCGCGTCCTGCGCACCGCCCCCGGCCCGTACCCCGCGCTGACGAAATCCCTCCCGACGCTCGTCAGCGAACTCCTCGCGCTCGACGCCGAGCTGGCGGAACACCTCGTGGATCCGGACGCGCTGGCGGACTTCGGCGCCGCGCAGCTCGCCGCTCTCGACCGGGTCCGGCTCACCAACGACGAGCTGCGCAAGGCCCCCAGGGCCGCGCAGGCCCGGCTGGAGCTGCTCGACCTCGTACGGGCCTACCGGCGCGAGAAGCGCCGCCGCGACCTCCTCGACTTCGGCGACCAGATCGCCCACTCCGCGCTGCTCGCCGAGGACCACCCGGCGGTCGGGCGGCTGCTGCGCGAGGAGTGCCGGGTCGTGCTGCTGGACGAGTACCAGGACACCTCCGTCGCCCAGCGGCGGCTGCTGGCCGGGCTGTTCGGCGGTGGTACGGGGCACGCGGTGACCGCCGTCGGCGACCCCTGCCAGGCGATCTACGGCTGGCGCGGCGCCTCCGTCGCCAACCTCGACGACTTCCCCGCCCACTTCCCGCACGCCGACGGCACCCCCGCGCGCCGCCAGGCGCTCGGGGAGAACCGCCGCAGCGGCGGGCGCCTGCTCGAACTCGCCAACGGCCTCGCCGCCCCCCTGCGCGCCCGCCACGTCGGCGTGGAGGCGCTGCGCCCCGCCCCGGGCGCGGAGCGGCACGGCACGGTGCGCTGCGCGCTGCTGCCGACGTACGGCGCGGAGCTGGAGTGGCTGGCGGACTCGGTGGCGCATCTGGTGCGTACGGGCACGGCCCCCGGCGACGTCGCCGTCCTGTGCCGCACCGCGGGCGACTTCGGCGACATCCAGGCGGCGCTGGTCGCCCGGGACGTCCCCGTGGAGGTCGTCGGGCTCGCCGGGCTGCTGGACCTGCCGGAGGTCGCGGACCTGGTGGCGATGTGCGAGGTGCTCCAGGACCCGACGGCCAACGCCGCGCTCGTCCGCCTGCTGACCGGCCCGCGGTGGCGCATCGGCCCCCGCGACCTGGCGCTGCTGGGGCGCCGCGCGCGGCTGCTGGTGACCACGGCGCGTACGGACGGCGAACAGGACCCCGACGAGCGGCTGGCGCAGGCCGTGGAGGGCGTCGACCCGGCGGAGGTGGCGTCGCTCGCCGACGCGCTGGACACGTTCCTGGAGGCCCGGCAGCCCGACGACGGGCTGCCGTTCGGCGCGGCGGCGCGGAAGCGGTTCGGCCGGCTGGCGGCGGAGCTGCGGGACCTGCGGCGGTCGCTGGCGGATCCGCTGATGGACGTGCTGCACCGGGTGCTCGGGGCGACGGGCCTGGAGATCGAGCTGTCCGCGTCGCCGCACGCGCTGGCGGCGCGGCGGCGCGAGACGCTGGCGCGCTTCCTCGACGTCGCCGCCGACTACGCCTCCTCCGCCGCCCTCGACGGCGAGGCGACGCTACTGGCGTTCCTGGGCTTCCTGCGGACCGCGGCGCAGTACGAGAAGGGGCTCGACAGCTCGCTGCCGGGCGACGGGCGGGACACGGTCAAGGTGCTCACGGCGCACAAGGCGAAGGGCCTGGAGTGGGACGTCGTGGTGGTGCCGGGGCTGGTGGAGAAGCACTTCCCGAGCCGGCAGCCGCGCGAGTCGTGGGTCACGCAGGGCAAGGTGCTGCCGCACGCGCTGCGGGGCGACGCGGAGACGCTGCCGGACGTGGCGGAGTGGACGGCGCGGGGGCTGAAGGACTTCAAGGCCGCGATGCGGGAGCACCAGGAGGTGGAGGAGCTGCGCCTCGGGTACGTCACCGTGACGCGCCCCCGGTCGCTGCTCCTGGGCTCCGGGCACTGGTGGGGTCCGACGCAGAAGGAGGCGCGGGGCCCGTCGGCGTTCCTGCACGCGCTGCGGGAGCACTGCGAGGGCGGCGGCGGCGAGGTCGAGGAGTGGGCCCCGGAGCCCCCGAAGGCGGCGGAGAACCCGGCCCTGGCGGAGCACGCCGCGGAGCGCGCGTGGCCGCTCCCGCTCGCCCCGGCGGCGACGGCCCGCCGCCGGGAGGCCGCGGCGGCGGTGGAGGCGGCACTGACCCGCCGGGCGACGGCGGACGGGCACGCTCCCGGCACCGGCCCCGACGGCGCCCGGGCCCACCCCCTCGGGCCCGCCGACGTGCGGGTGGTCGAGTCCTGGGACCGGGACCTCGACGCCCTCGAAGCGGAGCTGCTCGCCGCCCGCCGGCCCGTACGGGACGTCACCCTGCCCGCCTCCCTCACCGCCTCGCAGCTCCTCCGGCTCGCCGCCGACGCCGAGGCGTTCACGCAGGAACTGGCCCGGCCCATGCCCCGGCCGCCGATGCCCGCGGCGCGGCGCGGGACGCGGTTCCACGCCTGGGTCGAGTCGCGGTTCGAGGCGCTGCCGCTGCCCATGCTCGGCCCCGACGAGCTGCCCGGCGGCGAGGAGGACGCCCCGGAGATCGCCGACGAGCGCGATCTGGCCGCCCTCAAGGAGTCCTTCGAGCGGTCCCCGTACGCCCGGCGCACGCCGTACCGACTGGAGGCCCCCTTCCAGCTCAGCCTCGCCGGGCGCATGGTCCGCGGCCGTATCGACGCCGTCTACCGGGACCCCGGCGGCGGCTACGAGATCGTCGACTGGAAGACCGGCCGCAGCGGCAGCGCCGACCCCCTCCAGCTCGCCGTCTACCGGCTCGCCTGGGCCGAGCAGGAGCGGCTGCCGCTCGCCGACGTGACCGCCGCCTTCCTCTACGTACGCACCGGGGAGATCGTGCGTCCGGCCACACTCCCGGGAAGAGCGGAGCTTGAGGCCCTGCTGTCCGGCCGGACGGATTAG
- a CDS encoding mycoredoxin, with amino-acid sequence MAGTVTMYSTTWCGYCRRLKSQMDREGIPFEEVNIEQDPDSAAYVESVNNGNQLVPTVVVVPRQGGESVAMPNPSLAQVKAALGA; translated from the coding sequence ATGGCGGGCACCGTCACGATGTACAGCACCACCTGGTGCGGCTACTGCCGTCGGCTGAAGAGCCAGATGGACCGCGAGGGCATCCCGTTCGAGGAGGTCAACATCGAGCAGGACCCGGACTCCGCCGCCTACGTCGAGAGCGTGAACAACGGCAATCAGCTCGTGCCGACCGTCGTCGTGGTGCCGCGGCAGGGCGGCGAGTCCGTCGCCATGCCGAACCCTTCGCTGGCCCAGGTCAAGGCCGCCCTCGGCGCCTGA
- a CDS encoding ATP-dependent DNA helicase has protein sequence MSTLPVSSPAYRLVRTAPVRPVPPVPDAAQRAVVHHGDGPLLVLAGPGTGKTTTLVEAVTERIRRGADPERILVLTFSRKAAVELRDRMAARLDGAQAPQASTFHSYCYALVRAHQDAEMFVEPLRLLSGPEQDVVVRELLAGHDADGSRARVSWPAELRACLTTRGFADEVRAVLARSRELGLGAAALDRFAAAAGRPDWAAAGEFLAEYLDVLDMQGVLDYAELVHRAVLLAESERVAAELAGRYDAVFVDEYQDTDAAQVRLLRALAGGGRTLVAFGDPDQSIYAFRGADVGGILTFPEVFPRRDGAPAPVAVLGTSRRSAAKPLAATRLLTRRMPLPRLPSEAVRAHRGLAPVRDGGRVEAYTYPTASGELDNVADILRRAHLEEGVPWREMAVLVRAGGRTIPSVRRALTSAGVPLHIAGDDLPLRHEPAVQPLLTALRTTAAAVLPPAGRGGRTEEEGGETTPGGTADAAPDEGDPPVRDAWIPPDVAIALLSSPLGGMDAADLRRLGRALRDEERAAGRSVPRPSGVLLAEALAEPRRLVVHDRAYAGSALRLGLLLRKARDLLTRGGTAEAALWELWDGTPWPARLQRAAARGGPAGRNADRDLDAVCALFETAARAEERTGGRGALNFLEELEAQDIAADVLTRRADDSAGPDAVRLMTAHRAKGLEWRLVVIAQVQEGLWPDLRRRGSLLEADRIGRDGLAEPLPPGAILAEERRLFYVAATRARERLVVTAVKAPAEDGDQPSRFLAELGVDPKDVTGRPRRPLSVAAMVAELRATTVDPEASDALRAAAAERLARLAAPADDGRPLVPAAHPDRWWGLDEPTENAVPLRDRDLPVALSGSAVGQLADTCALQWFLGREVRADAPASAAQGFGLVVHALADEVASGRTPADLDALMERLDGVWDGLAFDAPWKSAQEKGNARAALERFLRWHVLERGRRPVASERDFDVTLKAGTYEVRIKGTMDRVEEDAEGRAYVVDFKTGKSRPTGPEVAEHAQLAVYQAAVAEGAAGAERTVSGGAELVHLRIGAPVREGGDALPKVQRQPPPEGDWVPRLLATAAARVLDERFGPTPGDHCAQCAFRSSCSARPEGRHVVE, from the coding sequence GTGAGCACTCTGCCCGTCTCCTCCCCGGCCTACCGGCTCGTCCGCACCGCACCCGTGCGGCCGGTCCCCCCTGTGCCGGACGCAGCGCAGCGCGCGGTGGTTCATCACGGGGACGGACCGCTGCTCGTGCTCGCCGGGCCGGGGACGGGAAAGACGACGACTCTGGTGGAGGCCGTCACCGAGCGGATCAGGCGCGGGGCGGACCCCGAGCGGATCCTCGTGCTGACGTTCAGCCGCAAGGCGGCGGTGGAGCTGCGCGACCGGATGGCGGCCCGGCTGGACGGCGCGCAGGCGCCGCAGGCCAGCACCTTCCACTCGTACTGCTACGCGCTGGTGCGGGCGCACCAGGACGCCGAGATGTTCGTCGAGCCGCTGCGGCTGCTGTCGGGGCCGGAACAGGACGTCGTCGTACGGGAACTCCTCGCCGGGCACGACGCGGACGGCTCCCGCGCGCGGGTGTCCTGGCCGGCGGAGCTGCGGGCCTGCCTGACGACGCGCGGGTTCGCCGACGAGGTGCGGGCGGTGCTGGCGCGCAGCCGGGAGCTGGGCCTGGGGGCGGCGGCGCTGGACCGGTTCGCGGCGGCGGCGGGGCGGCCGGACTGGGCGGCGGCGGGGGAGTTCCTGGCGGAGTACCTGGACGTGCTCGACATGCAGGGGGTCCTCGACTACGCGGAGTTGGTGCACCGGGCGGTGCTGCTGGCCGAGTCGGAGCGGGTGGCGGCGGAGCTGGCGGGGCGGTACGACGCGGTGTTCGTCGACGAGTACCAGGACACGGACGCGGCGCAGGTGCGGCTGCTGCGGGCGCTGGCGGGCGGCGGCCGGACGCTGGTCGCCTTCGGTGACCCGGACCAGTCGATCTACGCGTTCCGGGGGGCGGACGTCGGGGGGATCCTGACGTTCCCGGAGGTCTTCCCGCGGCGGGACGGCGCGCCCGCGCCGGTCGCGGTGCTGGGCACGTCGCGGCGCTCGGCCGCCAAGCCGCTGGCGGCGACGCGGCTGCTCACGCGCCGCATGCCGCTGCCGCGGCTGCCGTCGGAGGCGGTACGGGCACACCGGGGACTGGCGCCGGTGCGCGACGGGGGGCGGGTGGAGGCGTACACGTACCCGACGGCGAGCGGCGAACTGGACAACGTCGCGGACATCCTGCGCCGGGCGCACCTCGAAGAGGGCGTGCCGTGGCGCGAGATGGCGGTCCTGGTCCGCGCGGGCGGCCGCACGATCCCGTCGGTCCGCCGCGCCCTGACCTCGGCGGGAGTCCCCCTCCACATAGCGGGCGACGACCTCCCCCTGCGCCACGAACCGGCGGTCCAGCCCCTGCTGACAGCCCTGAGGACAACGGCCGCGGCGGTACTGCCTCCGGCGGGCCGGGGGGGACGTACGGAGGAGGAGGGCGGCGAGACGACGCCCGGGGGTACGGCGGACGCGGCACCCGACGAGGGGGACCCCCCGGTGCGCGACGCCTGGATCCCCCCCGACGTCGCCATCGCCCTCCTCTCCTCCCCCCTCGGCGGCATGGACGCCGCCGACCTGCGCCGCCTCGGCCGCGCGCTCCGCGACGAGGAGCGGGCCGCGGGCCGCTCCGTACCGCGGCCCTCCGGCGTCCTCCTCGCCGAGGCCCTCGCGGAGCCCCGCCGCCTCGTCGTCCACGACCGCGCCTACGCCGGCAGCGCCCTCCGCCTCGGCCTCCTCCTGCGCAAGGCCCGCGACCTCCTCACCCGCGGCGGCACCGCGGAAGCCGCGCTCTGGGAACTGTGGGACGGCACCCCCTGGCCGGCGCGGCTCCAGCGCGCCGCCGCCCGCGGCGGTCCCGCCGGGCGCAACGCCGACCGCGACCTCGACGCCGTCTGCGCCCTCTTCGAGACCGCCGCCCGCGCCGAGGAGCGCACCGGAGGCCGCGGCGCACTCAACTTCCTCGAAGAGCTCGAAGCCCAGGACATCGCCGCCGACGTCCTCACCCGCCGCGCCGACGACTCCGCGGGCCCCGACGCCGTACGCCTCATGACCGCCCACCGCGCCAAGGGCCTGGAGTGGCGGCTCGTCGTCATCGCCCAGGTCCAGGAGGGGCTCTGGCCCGACCTGCGCCGCCGCGGCTCCCTGCTGGAGGCGGACCGCATCGGCCGCGACGGCCTCGCCGAGCCGCTGCCGCCCGGCGCGATCCTCGCCGAGGAGCGCCGGCTGTTCTACGTCGCCGCCACCCGCGCCCGCGAACGGCTCGTCGTCACCGCCGTGAAGGCGCCTGCCGAGGACGGCGACCAGCCGTCGCGGTTCCTCGCGGAGCTGGGCGTCGACCCCAAGGACGTCACCGGCCGCCCCCGCCGCCCGCTGTCCGTCGCCGCGATGGTCGCCGAGCTGCGCGCGACGACCGTCGACCCCGAGGCGTCCGACGCCCTGCGCGCCGCCGCCGCCGAGCGGCTGGCCCGGCTGGCGGCGCCGGCGGACGACGGCCGTCCGCTGGTGCCCGCCGCGCACCCGGACCGCTGGTGGGGCCTGGACGAGCCGACGGAGAACGCGGTGCCGCTGCGCGACCGCGACCTGCCCGTCGCGCTCTCCGGCAGCGCGGTGGGGCAGTTGGCGGACACCTGCGCGCTGCAGTGGTTCCTCGGCCGCGAGGTACGCGCCGACGCTCCGGCCTCCGCCGCGCAGGGCTTCGGCCTCGTCGTCCACGCCCTCGCCGACGAGGTCGCCTCCGGCCGTACCCCCGCCGACCTCGACGCGCTCATGGAGCGCCTCGACGGCGTGTGGGACGGCCTCGCCTTCGACGCCCCGTGGAAGTCCGCGCAGGAGAAGGGGAACGCGCGCGCCGCCCTGGAGCGCTTTCTGCGGTGGCACGTGCTGGAGCGGGGCCGCCGTCCGGTGGCCAGCGAGCGGGACTTCGACGTCACGCTGAAGGCCGGTACGTACGAGGTGCGGATCAAGGGCACCATGGACCGCGTCGAGGAGGACGCCGAAGGCCGCGCGTACGTCGTCGACTTCAAGACCGGCAAGTCGCGGCCGACCGGGCCCGAGGTCGCCGAGCACGCCCAACTCGCCGTGTACCAGGCCGCCGTCGCCGAGGGCGCGGCCGGCGCGGAGCGCACCGTGTCCGGCGGCGCCGAGCTGGTCCACCTGCGGATCGGGGCGCCCGTCCGGGAGGGCGGCGACGCGCTGCCGAAGGTGCAGCGGCAGCCGCCCCCAGAGGGCGACTGGGTGCCCCGGCTGCTGGCGACCGCCGCCGCCCGGGTGCTCGACGAGCGCTTCGGGCCGACGCCCGGCGACCACTGCGCGCAGTGCGCTTTCCGCAGCTCGTGCAGTGCCCGCCCGGAGGGCCGGCACGTCGTGGAGTGA
- the nudC gene encoding NAD(+) diphosphatase, whose protein sequence is MTTGIERAASRPVSFTADSGVDRAAHHRIDEAWLAAAWSHPTTRVFVVCEGQVLIDDTPDGGTALVTTPAFEAPPTEQHRYFLGTDARGVRYFALQKDSLPGRMDDTARPAGLREAGLLLSEQDAGLMVHAVALENWQRLHRFCSRCGERTVIAAAGHIRRCPACGAEHYPRTDPAVIMAVTDPEDRILLGRQVHWPEGRFSTLAGFVEPGESLEHAVRREVFEEAGVVVGDVEYVASQPWPFPSSLMVGFLARAADAKGAEIRVDGEELHEARWFSRDELGAAYESGEVLPPYGISIAGRLIELWYGSDLPRRPG, encoded by the coding sequence GTGACCACGGGCATCGAGCGGGCGGCCTCCCGGCCGGTCTCCTTCACGGCGGACAGCGGCGTCGACCGCGCCGCCCACCACCGCATCGACGAGGCGTGGCTGGCCGCGGCCTGGAGCCACCCGACGACCCGGGTCTTCGTGGTCTGCGAGGGCCAGGTGCTCATCGACGACACCCCCGACGGCGGCACGGCGCTGGTCACGACGCCCGCCTTCGAGGCCCCGCCGACCGAGCAGCACCGCTACTTCCTCGGCACCGACGCCCGCGGCGTGCGCTACTTCGCTCTGCAGAAGGACTCGCTGCCCGGCCGCATGGACGACACCGCGCGCCCCGCGGGGCTGCGCGAGGCGGGGCTGCTGCTGTCGGAGCAGGACGCCGGGCTGATGGTCCACGCCGTCGCGCTGGAGAACTGGCAGCGGCTGCACCGCTTCTGCTCGCGCTGCGGCGAGCGCACGGTCATCGCCGCCGCGGGCCACATCCGCCGCTGCCCGGCGTGCGGCGCGGAGCACTACCCCCGGACGGACCCCGCCGTGATCATGGCCGTGACGGACCCGGAGGACCGGATCCTGCTGGGCCGCCAGGTGCACTGGCCGGAGGGGCGCTTCTCGACGCTCGCGGGCTTCGTCGAGCCCGGCGAGTCGCTGGAGCACGCCGTGCGGCGGGAGGTCTTCGAGGAGGCGGGGGTGGTGGTCGGCGACGTGGAGTACGTGGCCAGCCAGCCGTGGCCGTTCCCCTCGAGCCTCATGGTGGGCTTTCTCGCGCGGGCGGCGGACGCCAAGGGCGCGGAGATCCGGGTGGACGGCGAGGAACTGCACGAGGCGCGCTGGTTCTCCCGCGACGAGTTGGGCGCGGCCTACGAGTCGGGCGAGGTGCTGCCGCCGTACGGCATCTCGATCGCGGGGCGGCTGATCGAGCTGTGGTACGGCTCGGACCTGCCGCGGCGGCCGGGCTGA